A DNA window from Synechococcales cyanobacterium T60_A2020_003 contains the following coding sequences:
- a CDS encoding ankyrin repeat domain-containing protein, protein MDVLTHPGILRRRAAGNRPAGIERGSLDLVKRLVQYGVSSDERSSTGETALMVAATEGKLDIVQWLLSHSPDINAENHEGETALHLAVLQNHTAIALELLAYGADPKRVTHAGDTPLQLASLNGHVEIVDALLRAEGYSEPSDILQGALTIAALYGHPDIVASFLDAGVNPNILLPNGKTLLMQMAEYGHLQTLKLLLQSGANPNERDPSGATALMWAAYRGQLDVVRCLLQFGAMPDLKNQGGYTAAMLAELNRHSEVVVCLDQAALQEKLE, encoded by the coding sequence ATGGATGTACTCACTCATCCTGGCATTTTACGCCGCAGAGCGGCGGGGAATCGACCCGCAGGGATTGAACGTGGCTCCCTCGATCTGGTAAAACGTCTAGTCCAATACGGCGTTTCGTCGGATGAACGCAGTTCCACGGGCGAAACCGCCCTGATGGTCGCCGCAACTGAGGGTAAACTCGACATCGTGCAATGGCTACTCAGTCATTCCCCAGACATCAACGCCGAAAACCATGAAGGGGAAACCGCTTTACATCTCGCTGTTTTGCAAAATCACACCGCCATTGCCCTTGAACTCTTAGCCTACGGAGCTGATCCCAAACGAGTCACCCATGCTGGAGATACGCCGCTCCAACTTGCTAGCCTCAATGGTCATGTAGAAATTGTGGATGCCCTACTCAGAGCCGAGGGGTATTCCGAACCCAGTGACATTTTACAAGGGGCATTAACCATCGCCGCCCTGTATGGACATCCTGACATTGTGGCCAGTTTTCTAGACGCTGGGGTGAACCCCAATATCCTACTTCCCAATGGCAAAACGCTGCTGATGCAAATGGCTGAGTATGGGCATCTGCAAACCCTCAAGCTGCTACTTCAATCAGGTGCTAATCCGAATGAGCGGGATCCGTCAGGGGCAACGGCACTGATGTGGGCGGCCTATCGAGGTCAACTTGACGTGGTGAGATGTTTACTCCAGTTTGGCGCAATGCCTGATCTTAAAAATCAAGGGGGCTATACAGCGGCGATGTTGGCAGAGCTAAACCGTCACAGCGAGGTTGTTGTTTGCTTAGATCAAGCTGCGCTTCAGGAAAAATTGGAGTAA
- a CDS encoding tetratricopeptide repeat protein, with protein sequence MDFSIARQRFYQETRQSPNEINLARAALYIAQEEYPALDVDAYLNALDTMAAEVQDRLPSDLYPLRIIKTLNDYLYRDLGFKGNAANYYDPRNSFLNEVIDRRLGIPITLALLYLEVAQRIDFPMVGVGLPGHFLIKPTARDMTIFVDAFNAGDVLFVEDCQDKLKQLYGGAAEWRDEFLRPVDAPHFLARMLTNLKFIYLNSQDIPKALAATERILFLFPKAGSELRDRGLLYYQMQRWTEAQVDLHAYLEMAPNAPDAIAIQQLLDRIVTDL encoded by the coding sequence ATGGACTTCTCCATTGCTCGTCAGCGTTTTTATCAAGAAACCCGTCAGTCACCCAACGAAATTAACCTAGCGCGTGCCGCCCTTTACATTGCTCAAGAGGAATACCCGGCGCTAGACGTGGATGCCTATCTAAATGCTCTGGATACGATGGCTGCGGAAGTCCAAGATCGCCTCCCGTCGGACCTTTATCCTCTCCGCATTATTAAAACTCTGAATGACTATCTGTACCGCGACTTAGGGTTCAAAGGAAACGCAGCCAACTACTACGACCCACGCAACAGCTTTTTGAACGAGGTCATCGATCGTCGCCTAGGAATACCGATTACCCTTGCTCTTCTCTACTTAGAGGTTGCACAGCGCATTGATTTCCCAATGGTTGGAGTTGGCCTGCCGGGTCATTTTCTCATTAAACCCACGGCGCGGGACATGACTATATTTGTTGATGCGTTTAATGCGGGAGACGTGCTCTTTGTAGAAGATTGTCAGGACAAATTGAAGCAACTGTATGGAGGTGCGGCTGAGTGGCGGGACGAGTTTCTGCGCCCCGTAGACGCTCCTCACTTTTTGGCGCGAATGCTGACCAATTTGAAATTTATTTATTTGAATAGTCAGGATATCCCCAAAGCGCTAGCGGCAACCGAACGTATTTTATTTCTCTTTCCCAAGGCAGGATCGGAACTCCGCGATCGCGGCTTACTCTACTACCAAATGCAGCGGTGGACAGAAGCTCAGGTGGATCTGCATGCCTATCTTGAGATGGCTCCCAATGCGCCAGATGCGATCGCCATTCAGCAGTTGCTTGATCGAATCGTGACCGATCTGTGA
- a CDS encoding cyclic nucleotide-binding domain-containing protein: MKKALYILAELSDRDFEWLMKTGRRRKLQPDEILIREDEPSDALYIILNGTLGVFSSALDGQKVATLSTGEVVGEISFIDSRLPSATVKALEEATLWVIPRTQLNSKLSHDVSFASNFYRAMAVLLCDRLRSTIQQVGRNKAQDFNRELDDDEPNPRLLESLEIAKVRLSWLLDRLREAS, from the coding sequence ATGAAAAAAGCACTATATATTCTCGCAGAGTTGAGCGATCGGGACTTTGAATGGTTGATGAAAACAGGCCGGCGACGCAAACTTCAGCCGGATGAAATACTGATCCGAGAAGACGAACCTAGTGATGCGCTATACATTATCTTGAACGGGACTTTAGGAGTTTTCTCGTCCGCCTTGGACGGCCAAAAGGTTGCAACCTTATCGACGGGGGAAGTGGTTGGAGAGATCTCATTTATCGATTCACGACTGCCATCTGCTACGGTGAAAGCCTTGGAAGAGGCGACGTTATGGGTGATTCCGCGAACGCAGCTTAACTCCAAGCTGTCCCATGATGTCTCGTTTGCGTCCAATTTCTATCGAGCCATGGCGGTGCTCTTGTGCGATCGCCTGCGGAGTACCATTCAGCAGGTTGGGCGCAATAAGGCTCAAGACTTTAATCGAGAACTGGATGACGATGAACCTAATCCGCGTCTGTTGGAAAGCTTAGAAATTGCGAAGGTTCGGCTATCGTGGTTACTCGATCGCCTCCGGGAAGCAAGTTGA
- a CDS encoding NAD(P)/FAD-dependent oxidoreductase, translated as MTTLNDESTFNAKPAELHLVVIGGGAAGFFGAIAAAETYPHHRVTLLEAGRVPLTKVAISGGGRCNVTHACFEPRQLVQHYPRGSKALLGAFSRFQPSDTVEWYDNRGVALKTEADGRMFPVTNTSETIVDCLQTSAWDAGVRVWTGAMVQAVQPRGYQFEVVLKSGESVVGDRLLLATGSHPLGYRIAQHLGHTLEPPVPSLFTFTVPDPKLRELAGIAVDDVRTKLWTSASTPIEQAGSVLITHWGFSGPAILKLSAWGARSLHDSHYQATLQINWCPHDTAETLYQRLVTLKASHPRRAIANIDAIQVPRRLWVYLLERTTVDPLTRMAELSKKELRRLVTEITQGRYSVKGKGVFKDEFVTCGGICLNEVNFKTMESRICPGLYFAGEILDIDGVTGGFNFQSAWTTGWIAGQAMGSL; from the coding sequence ATGACTACATTAAATGATGAGTCTACCTTCAATGCTAAGCCAGCAGAGCTGCATCTTGTGGTAATTGGCGGTGGCGCAGCCGGATTTTTTGGGGCGATCGCCGCCGCAGAAACCTATCCCCATCATCGGGTCACACTTCTGGAAGCGGGACGAGTGCCCCTAACGAAGGTGGCAATTTCGGGCGGTGGGCGGTGCAATGTCACCCATGCGTGCTTTGAGCCGAGGCAACTGGTGCAGCACTACCCGCGGGGTAGCAAGGCATTATTAGGGGCATTTAGTCGATTTCAGCCGAGCGATACGGTGGAATGGTATGACAATCGGGGGGTAGCTCTCAAAACGGAAGCGGATGGACGCATGTTTCCGGTAACTAACACCTCCGAGACCATTGTGGACTGTTTGCAGACCAGTGCTTGGGATGCTGGGGTAAGAGTTTGGACGGGAGCCATGGTGCAAGCCGTTCAACCCCGTGGCTATCAGTTTGAGGTGGTATTAAAGTCGGGAGAGAGTGTCGTGGGCGATCGCCTCTTACTCGCAACAGGAAGCCATCCCCTGGGCTATCGAATTGCCCAACACCTCGGTCATACCCTTGAGCCACCCGTTCCGTCACTCTTCACCTTCACGGTACCCGATCCCAAGTTGCGAGAGCTTGCTGGAATTGCGGTGGATGACGTTCGCACCAAACTTTGGACATCAGCCTCAACACCAATTGAGCAAGCTGGCTCCGTTTTAATTACCCATTGGGGATTCAGTGGCCCCGCGATTTTGAAGCTATCGGCGTGGGGGGCGCGATCGCTCCATGACAGCCACTATCAAGCCACGCTGCAGATCAATTGGTGTCCTCACGACACAGCCGAAACGTTATATCAACGTCTGGTGACATTAAAAGCCTCCCATCCTCGACGGGCGATCGCCAATATAGACGCAATTCAGGTACCGCGCCGACTTTGGGTCTATTTGCTAGAGAGAACTACCGTGGATCCCTTAACCCGGATGGCAGAACTATCCAAAAAAGAGTTGCGGCGCCTGGTAACAGAAATCACCCAAGGGCGCTATTCTGTCAAAGGAAAGGGTGTGTTTAAAGACGAATTTGTAACCTGTGGTGGAATCTGCTTGAATGAGGTGAACTTCAAGACGATGGAAAGCCGCATCTGCCCAGGGCTTTACTTTGCAGGCGAAATCCTAGATATCGACGGCGTCACGGGGGGGTTTAACTTCCAAAGTGCCTGGACAACGGGATGGATCGCTGGGCAAGCCATGGGATCTCTCTAA